Proteins from one Patagioenas fasciata isolate bPatFas1 chromosome 6, bPatFas1.hap1, whole genome shotgun sequence genomic window:
- the TUT4 gene encoding terminal uridylyltransferase 4 isoform X1: MEEAKSSKNGNHDPRKSVRLVCEEGKAVKVTNNQNYKHNRNDKSVKDVGRSSPSGNSSKKSRQNDVCSEKQGENKSCRVNSCISGAKDTGSNVQDRSHGKAKKFSNLSAAVENLKQTKAQAVGENFPSSHVSGNGLGTEGLTAAQKGKLVLENPLGVHPLKTGVDQTGEPGKTASDQRKMEHKPDDFSKIKNSESTKEHTLEADYLENTTVIDESNLTVEQQLGLKQAEERLERDYISRLEKRSPEYTSCQYLCKLCLVHIENIQGAHKHIKEKRHKKNIMEKQEENELRALPPPSSAQLAALSFTLIEAANEQGISDDDFRIRQEIVNEMEKIIQQPLPDCSLRMYGSCLTRFAFKTSDINIDIKFPPKMSQPDVLIQVLEILKNSDVYSDVESDFHAKVPVVFCKDVKSGLTCKVSARNDVACLTTDLLAALGKLEPVLIPLVLAFRYWARLCHIDCQAEGGIPSYSFALMVIFFLQQRKPCILPSYLGNWIEGFDSKRPDDHQLKGIEEGEFVRWEYKPPANGAAKNSVGTESKTKVEQQKGGGKKVTSLEVDNQSNAKEKHGNSLLAFKTPHQVSLGQLWLELLKFYTLEFALEEYVISIRVQELLTRENKNWPKRRIAIEDPFALKRNVARSLNSQMVFEYILERFRTAYKYFACPQSKDGIKSKPDTKKKEKGKMNNKKSTRSEEPVVNCCLPQGEKVVDKRNIGSGCNIPENELECTEVVEAVAKRCTSKNVDSSLLSTLDSSNDEDKETALSLISHECCELKQKSLKERDDLEISVCVNEGELSCHCNCNEHQPYDTNSSNEFSDAESRQSLITESPQKSKCTGTPATSPNCNAMVEAHDLKDEGKLSTEEMHYVFDKFILTSGKPPTIVCSICKRDGHSKNDCPEDFKKIDLKPLPPMTDRFREILDIVCKRCFDELSPPLSEQQNREQILASLERFIRKEYNDKARLCLFGSSKNGFGFRDSDLDICMTLEGHENAEKLNCKEIIEGLAKVLKKHPGLRNILPITTAKVPIVKFEHRRSGLEGDISLYNTLAQHNTRMLATYAAIDPRVQYLGYTMKVFAKRCDIGDASRGSLSSYAYILMVLYFLQQRNPPVIPVLQEIFDGKQIPQRMVDGWNAFFFDDMEELKKRLPSLGKNTESLGELWLGLLRFYTEEFDFKEYVISIRQKKLLTTFEKQWTSKCIAIEDPFDLNHNLGAGVSRKMTNFIMKAFINGRKLFGTPFYPTVGREAEYFFDSKVLTDGELAPNDRCCRVCGKIGHYMKDCPKRRRLKKKENEKDDEKEVKEDDRETREKRCFICGDVGHVRRDCPEFKQTRQRNNSVPGTQLVRSLVNSQLVAVSQQQVERPLRTRQSSECSDSHQSSYSPQPQQFTQNSSQPASINQTQPQPISQSKHVPQPQQGAQPPHQVQLPLFNFPQSPPGQYSTLHNLGLLQMHHHHQIQLPNTSWPIHGPVIHSAAGNPPHSTNVPFSMRSGSSSTTNNQSSVSLNDPSIIFAQPAARPMGIPSTSHEGPWHSHVTPNSLVNNGTVGNSDQGFQGQFGKMNPPSVPWDHGTPPTHFPLLRGAWPYNMPQNYMQQGNASYPPNKPFYPQAGPLMQSNQRFSLLSQGHPHLNLNYIQQKNGCSADKDLPELI; this comes from the exons ATGGAAGAGGCCAAGAGCTCGAAGAATGGAAATCATGACCCAAGGAAGTCTGTCCGTCTTGTCTGTGAGGAAGGCAAAGCAGTCAAAGTTACAAATAATCAAAATTATAAACATAATAGAAATGACAAATCTGTGAAGGATGTTGGGAGAAGCTCTCCAAGTGGGAATAGCAGCAAAAAAAGTAGACAAAATGATGTTTGTTctgaaaaacaaggagaaaataaatcatGCAGAGTAAATAGTTGTATTTCTGGAGCTAAAGATACAGGGTCAAACGTCCAGGATCGAAGtcatggaaaagcaaaaaaattttCTAATTTATCAGCAGCAGTGGAAAACCTGAAACAGACAAAAGCTCAAGCAGTGGGAGAAAACTTTCCAAGCTCCCATGTTTCAGGGAATGGGCTCGGTACGGAAGGCTTAACAGCTGCACAGAAAGGGAAACTGGTGTTGGAAAATCCACTGGGAGTTCATCCGTTGAAGACTGGTGTTGATCAGACTGGTGAGCCTGGTAAGACTGCTTCAGATCAAAGGAAAATGGAACATAAGCCTGATGACTTCA GTAAAATAAAGAATTCTGAATCAACTAAAGAACATACTTTGGAAGCTGATTATTTAGAAAACACCACTGTTATTGATGAATCTAATCTGACAGTTGAACAGCAACTAGGATTGAAACAAGCTGAAGAACGTCTGGAAAGAGATTATATCTCCCGACTTGAAAAA CGCTCCCCAGAATACACCAGCTGTCAGTATCTATGCAAGCTCTGCTTAGTTCACATTGAAAATATCCAGGGAGCTCACAAGCATATTAAAGAAAAACGGCATAAGAAAAATATAATG gaaaagcaagaagaaaatgagCTGCGTGCCCTTCCACCCCCCTCTTCTGCACAGTTGGCTGCTCTGAGTTTTACACTCATTGAGGCAGCAAATGAACAAGGCATATCAGATGATGACTTCAGAATTCGTCAAGAAATTGTAAACGAGATGGAGAAAATTATTCAACAGCCCTTACCAG ACTGCTCACTGAGGATGTATGGCTCCTGTTTAACTAGATTTGCTTTTAAAACCAGTGATATTAACATTGATATCAAATTCCCCCCTAAG ATGAGTCAACCAGATGTTCTGATACAGGTGCTTGAAATCTTGAAGAACAGTG ATGTCTACTCAGATGTGGAGTCAGATTTCCATGCCAAAGTTCCTGTTGTCTTTTGCAAAGATGTTAAAAG TGGTTTGACATGTAAAGTAAGTGCTAGAAATGATGTGGCTTGCCTTACAACTGACCTGCTGGCTGCACTTGGTAAACTGGAGCCCGTCCTTATTCCCTTGGTTTTGGCTTTCCGCTACTGGGCTAGA CTCTGTCACATTGACTGTCAGGCTGAAGGTGGGATTCCCTCATATTCCTTTGCCTTAATGGTGATATTTTTTCTTCAACAAAGAAAACCATGTATTTTACCATCCTATTTGGGCAATTGG ATTGAAGGCTTTGATTCGAAGAGGCCGGATGACCACCAGCTGAAAGGTATAGAAGAAGGAGAGTTTGTACGGTGGGAGTACAAACCACCGGCAAATGGTGCAGCAAAAAACTCAGTTGGTACAGAAAGTAAAACTAAAGTTGAACAACAAAAAGGTGGTGGTAAAAAGGTAACAAGCTTGGAAGTGGACAACCAAAGTAATGCAAAGGAGAAGCACGGCAAT TCTCTCTTAGCATTCAAAACCCCTCACCAAGTTTCACTGGGACAACTGTGGTTAGAACTGTTGAAGTTTTACACACTGGAATTTGCTTTGGAGGAATACGTCATCAGCATACGGGTACAAGAACTCTTAACCAGAGAGAATAAAAACTGGCCTAAAAGGCGAATAGCCATTGAAG atCCTTTTGCACTAAAGAGGAATGTTGCACGAAGTCTAAATAGCCAGATGGTATTTGAATACATCCTGGAGCGATTTAGGACAGCATATAAATATTTTGCATGTCCACAAAGTAAAGATGGGATTAAATCCAAGCCAGAtaccaagaaaaaagaaaaagggaaaatgaatAATAAGAAATCCACAAGATCTGAAGAACCAGTAGTCAACTGTTGCCTTCCACAAGGAGAAAAAGTTGTAGATAAACGAAATATAGGAAGTGGATGTAACATACCGGAGAATGAACTTGAATGTACTGAAGTGGTAGAAGCTGTAGCCAAAAGATGTACTTCCAAGAATGTGGACTCTTCGCTACTTTCAACATTGGACTCTAGCAATGATGAAGACAAAGAAACAGCTTTATCCCTTATTTCTCACGAATGCTGTGAATTAAAGCAAAAATCACTTAAAGAGAGGGATGATTTAGAAATTTCAGTTTGTGTAAATGAAGGTGAGCTAAGCTGCCACTGTAACTGCAACGAACATCAGCCCTACGACACAAATTCTAGTAATGAATTTTCTGATGCTGAAAGCAGACAGAGTTTGATAACGGAGTCTCCTCAGAAGAGTAAGTGCACTGGCACACCAGCTACCTCGCCCAACTGCAACGCAATGGTGGAGGCTCATGATCTCAAAGATGAAGGCAAACTCTCTACAGAAGAAATGCATTATGTGTTTGATAAGTTTATTTTGACTTCAGGAAAG CCACCAACTATAGTATGCAGCATCTGCAAACGGGATGGACATTCCAAAAATGACTGCCCAGAGGATTTCAAGAAAATTGATCTAAAGCCACTACCACCAATGACAGACAGATTTCGGGAAATACTTGATATAGTGTGCAAAAGATGTTTTG ATGAATTATCCCCTCCTTTATCTGAACAACAAAACAGAGAACAAATTCTGGCAAGTTTGGAAAGATTTATTCGAAAAGAGTATAATG ACAAAGCCAGACTTTGCTTGTTTGGCTCATCAAAGAATGGATTTGGATTTCGGGATAGTGATCTAGATATCTGCATGACGTTGGAAGGCCATGAAAATGCAGAG aaattaaactgcaaagaaataaTAGAAGGTTTGGCAAAAGTTCTTAAGAAGCATCCAG GTTTGAGAAACATCTTGCCTATAACAACAGCCAAAGTGCCTATAGTAAAATTTGAACACAGACGAAGTGGCTTAGAAGGAGATATCAGTTTATACAACACACTG gCACAGCATAACACAAGAATGCTGGCTACGTATGCAGCTATTGATCCCAGAGTGCAATATCTGGGCTATACAATGAAAGTTTTTGCAAAG cgcTGCGACATTGGTGATGCATCCCGGGGTAGTCTGTCATCGTATGCCTATATTCTTATGGTTTTGTACTTTCTGCAACAGAGAAATCCACCAGTTATTCCAGTTCTTCAGGAG ATATTTGATGGAAAACAGATTCCACAAAGAATGGTGGATGGatggaatgcttttttttttgatgacATGGAAGAACTG AAGAAGCGGCTGCCTTCTCTTGGAAAGAACACCGAGTCACTTGGAGAACTCTGGCTGGGGTTGCTGCGATTCTACACTGAAGAATTTGACTTCAAGGAATATGTGATCAGCATCCGGCAGAAGAAGCTGTTAACAACGTTTGAGAAACAGtggacatccaaatgtattgccaTCGAAG ATCCTTTTGACTTGAATCATAATCTCGGTGCTGGAGTCTCTAGGAAAA TGACCAATTTCATAATGAAGGCGTTTATCAATGGGAGAAAATTATTTGGTACCCCATTCTACCCAACTGTGGGAAGAGAAGCT GAATACTTTTTTGACTCGAAAGTGCTGACAGATGGGGAACTGGCACCCAATGACAGATGTTGTCGTGTCTGTGGAAAAATTGGTCACTACATGAAAGACTGTCCAAAGAGGAGGAG GTTGAAGAAGAAGGAGAACGAGAAAGATGATGAAAAAGAAGTGAAAGAAGATGACAGAGAAACAAGGGAGAAaaggtgtttcatatgtggggaTGTGGGTCACGTTAGAAGAGATTGTCCTGAATTCAAACAAACCCGACAGAGAAATAACAGCGTGCCAG GCACCCAGTTGGTCCGAAGCTTGGTAAATTCACAGCTAGTGGCTGTGAGTCAGCAGCAAGTGGAACGACCCTTGCGCACTAGACAGTCATCAGAATGT tctGATTCGCATCAGTCATCTTACTCTCCACAACCTCAACAATTTACACAGAATTCCTCTCAGCCAGCCTCCATTAACCAGACTCAGCCACAACCAATATCCCAGTCTAAGCACGTTCCACAGCCACAGCAGGGTGCGCAGCCACCCCATCAGGTCCAGCTGCCTTTGTTTAACTTTCCCCAATCTCCCCCAGGTCAGTATTCCACCTTGCATAACCTGGGACTACTTCAGATGCACCATCACCACCAAATTCAGCTTCCCAACACTTCTTGGCCTATACATGGGCCGGTTATTCACTCTGCAGCGGGTAACCCTCCTCATTCTACAAATGTTCCATTTTCTATGAgatctggcagcagcagcaccacaaaTAACCAGAGCAGTGTAAGCTTGAATGATCCCAGTATCATCTTTGCACAGCCTGCTGCCAGGCCCATGGGAATTCCCAGCACTTCTCATGAGGGACCCTGGCACAGCCATGTGACTCCAAACTCGCTGGTGAACAATGGCACGGTGGGGAACTCAG
- the TUT4 gene encoding terminal uridylyltransferase 4 isoform X2 has product MEEAKSSKNGNHDPRKSVRLVCEEGKAVKVTNNQNYKHNRNDKSVKDVGRSSPSGNSSKKSRQNDVCSEKQGENKSCRVNSCISGAKDTGSNVQDRSHGKAKKFSNLSAAVENLKQTKAQAVGENFPSSHVSGNGLGTEGLTAAQKGKLVLENPLGVHPLKTGVDQTGEPGKTASDQRKMEHKPDDFSKIKNSESTKEHTLEADYLENTTVIDESNLTVEQQLGLKQAEERLERDYISRLEKRSPEYTSCQYLCKLCLVHIENIQGAHKHIKEKRHKKNIMEKQEENELRALPPPSSAQLAALSFTLIEAANEQGISDDDFRIRQEIVNEMEKIIQQPLPDCSLRMYGSCLTRFAFKTSDINIDIKFPPKMSQPDVLIQVLEILKNSDVYSDVESDFHAKVPVVFCKDVKSGLTCKVSARNDVACLTTDLLAALGKLEPVLIPLVLAFRYWARLCHIDCQAEGGIPSYSFALMVIFFLQQRKPCILPSYLGNWIEGFDSKRPDDHQLKGIEEGEFVRWEYKPPANGAAKNSVGTESKTKVEQQKGGGKKVTSLEVDNQSNAKEKHGNSLLAFKTPHQVSLGQLWLELLKFYTLEFALEEYVISIRVQELLTRENKNWPKRRIAIEDPFALKRNVARSLNSQMVFEYILERFRTAYKYFACPQSKDGIKSKPDTKKKEKGKMNNKKSTRSEEPVVNCCLPQGEKVVDKRNIGSGCNIPENELECTEVVEAVAKRCTSKNVDSSLLSTLDSSNDEDKETALSLISHECCELKQKSLKERDDLEISVCVNEGELSCHCNCNEHQPYDTNSSNEFSDAESRQSLITESPQKSKCTGTPATSPNCNAMVEAHDLKDEGKLSTEEMHYVFDKFILTSGKPPTIVCSICKRDGHSKNDCPEDFKKIDLKPLPPMTDRFREILDIVCKRCFDELSPPLSEQQNREQILASLERFIRKEYNDKARLCLFGSSKNGFGFRDSDLDICMTLEGHENAEKLNCKEIIEGLAKVLKKHPGLRNILPITTAKVPIVKFEHRRSGLEGDISLYNTLAQHNTRMLATYAAIDPRVQYLGYTMKVFAKRCDIGDASRGSLSSYAYILMVLYFLQQRNPPVIPVLQEIFDGKQIPQRMVDGWNAFFFDDMEELKRLPSLGKNTESLGELWLGLLRFYTEEFDFKEYVISIRQKKLLTTFEKQWTSKCIAIEDPFDLNHNLGAGVSRKMTNFIMKAFINGRKLFGTPFYPTVGREAEYFFDSKVLTDGELAPNDRCCRVCGKIGHYMKDCPKRRRLKKKENEKDDEKEVKEDDRETREKRCFICGDVGHVRRDCPEFKQTRQRNNSVPGTQLVRSLVNSQLVAVSQQQVERPLRTRQSSECSDSHQSSYSPQPQQFTQNSSQPASINQTQPQPISQSKHVPQPQQGAQPPHQVQLPLFNFPQSPPGQYSTLHNLGLLQMHHHHQIQLPNTSWPIHGPVIHSAAGNPPHSTNVPFSMRSGSSSTTNNQSSVSLNDPSIIFAQPAARPMGIPSTSHEGPWHSHVTPNSLVNNGTVGNSDQGFQGQFGKMNPPSVPWDHGTPPTHFPLLRGAWPYNMPQNYMQQGNASYPPNKPFYPQAGPLMQSNQRFSLLSQGHPHLNLNYIQQKNGCSADKDLPELI; this is encoded by the exons ATGGAAGAGGCCAAGAGCTCGAAGAATGGAAATCATGACCCAAGGAAGTCTGTCCGTCTTGTCTGTGAGGAAGGCAAAGCAGTCAAAGTTACAAATAATCAAAATTATAAACATAATAGAAATGACAAATCTGTGAAGGATGTTGGGAGAAGCTCTCCAAGTGGGAATAGCAGCAAAAAAAGTAGACAAAATGATGTTTGTTctgaaaaacaaggagaaaataaatcatGCAGAGTAAATAGTTGTATTTCTGGAGCTAAAGATACAGGGTCAAACGTCCAGGATCGAAGtcatggaaaagcaaaaaaattttCTAATTTATCAGCAGCAGTGGAAAACCTGAAACAGACAAAAGCTCAAGCAGTGGGAGAAAACTTTCCAAGCTCCCATGTTTCAGGGAATGGGCTCGGTACGGAAGGCTTAACAGCTGCACAGAAAGGGAAACTGGTGTTGGAAAATCCACTGGGAGTTCATCCGTTGAAGACTGGTGTTGATCAGACTGGTGAGCCTGGTAAGACTGCTTCAGATCAAAGGAAAATGGAACATAAGCCTGATGACTTCA GTAAAATAAAGAATTCTGAATCAACTAAAGAACATACTTTGGAAGCTGATTATTTAGAAAACACCACTGTTATTGATGAATCTAATCTGACAGTTGAACAGCAACTAGGATTGAAACAAGCTGAAGAACGTCTGGAAAGAGATTATATCTCCCGACTTGAAAAA CGCTCCCCAGAATACACCAGCTGTCAGTATCTATGCAAGCTCTGCTTAGTTCACATTGAAAATATCCAGGGAGCTCACAAGCATATTAAAGAAAAACGGCATAAGAAAAATATAATG gaaaagcaagaagaaaatgagCTGCGTGCCCTTCCACCCCCCTCTTCTGCACAGTTGGCTGCTCTGAGTTTTACACTCATTGAGGCAGCAAATGAACAAGGCATATCAGATGATGACTTCAGAATTCGTCAAGAAATTGTAAACGAGATGGAGAAAATTATTCAACAGCCCTTACCAG ACTGCTCACTGAGGATGTATGGCTCCTGTTTAACTAGATTTGCTTTTAAAACCAGTGATATTAACATTGATATCAAATTCCCCCCTAAG ATGAGTCAACCAGATGTTCTGATACAGGTGCTTGAAATCTTGAAGAACAGTG ATGTCTACTCAGATGTGGAGTCAGATTTCCATGCCAAAGTTCCTGTTGTCTTTTGCAAAGATGTTAAAAG TGGTTTGACATGTAAAGTAAGTGCTAGAAATGATGTGGCTTGCCTTACAACTGACCTGCTGGCTGCACTTGGTAAACTGGAGCCCGTCCTTATTCCCTTGGTTTTGGCTTTCCGCTACTGGGCTAGA CTCTGTCACATTGACTGTCAGGCTGAAGGTGGGATTCCCTCATATTCCTTTGCCTTAATGGTGATATTTTTTCTTCAACAAAGAAAACCATGTATTTTACCATCCTATTTGGGCAATTGG ATTGAAGGCTTTGATTCGAAGAGGCCGGATGACCACCAGCTGAAAGGTATAGAAGAAGGAGAGTTTGTACGGTGGGAGTACAAACCACCGGCAAATGGTGCAGCAAAAAACTCAGTTGGTACAGAAAGTAAAACTAAAGTTGAACAACAAAAAGGTGGTGGTAAAAAGGTAACAAGCTTGGAAGTGGACAACCAAAGTAATGCAAAGGAGAAGCACGGCAAT TCTCTCTTAGCATTCAAAACCCCTCACCAAGTTTCACTGGGACAACTGTGGTTAGAACTGTTGAAGTTTTACACACTGGAATTTGCTTTGGAGGAATACGTCATCAGCATACGGGTACAAGAACTCTTAACCAGAGAGAATAAAAACTGGCCTAAAAGGCGAATAGCCATTGAAG atCCTTTTGCACTAAAGAGGAATGTTGCACGAAGTCTAAATAGCCAGATGGTATTTGAATACATCCTGGAGCGATTTAGGACAGCATATAAATATTTTGCATGTCCACAAAGTAAAGATGGGATTAAATCCAAGCCAGAtaccaagaaaaaagaaaaagggaaaatgaatAATAAGAAATCCACAAGATCTGAAGAACCAGTAGTCAACTGTTGCCTTCCACAAGGAGAAAAAGTTGTAGATAAACGAAATATAGGAAGTGGATGTAACATACCGGAGAATGAACTTGAATGTACTGAAGTGGTAGAAGCTGTAGCCAAAAGATGTACTTCCAAGAATGTGGACTCTTCGCTACTTTCAACATTGGACTCTAGCAATGATGAAGACAAAGAAACAGCTTTATCCCTTATTTCTCACGAATGCTGTGAATTAAAGCAAAAATCACTTAAAGAGAGGGATGATTTAGAAATTTCAGTTTGTGTAAATGAAGGTGAGCTAAGCTGCCACTGTAACTGCAACGAACATCAGCCCTACGACACAAATTCTAGTAATGAATTTTCTGATGCTGAAAGCAGACAGAGTTTGATAACGGAGTCTCCTCAGAAGAGTAAGTGCACTGGCACACCAGCTACCTCGCCCAACTGCAACGCAATGGTGGAGGCTCATGATCTCAAAGATGAAGGCAAACTCTCTACAGAAGAAATGCATTATGTGTTTGATAAGTTTATTTTGACTTCAGGAAAG CCACCAACTATAGTATGCAGCATCTGCAAACGGGATGGACATTCCAAAAATGACTGCCCAGAGGATTTCAAGAAAATTGATCTAAAGCCACTACCACCAATGACAGACAGATTTCGGGAAATACTTGATATAGTGTGCAAAAGATGTTTTG ATGAATTATCCCCTCCTTTATCTGAACAACAAAACAGAGAACAAATTCTGGCAAGTTTGGAAAGATTTATTCGAAAAGAGTATAATG ACAAAGCCAGACTTTGCTTGTTTGGCTCATCAAAGAATGGATTTGGATTTCGGGATAGTGATCTAGATATCTGCATGACGTTGGAAGGCCATGAAAATGCAGAG aaattaaactgcaaagaaataaTAGAAGGTTTGGCAAAAGTTCTTAAGAAGCATCCAG GTTTGAGAAACATCTTGCCTATAACAACAGCCAAAGTGCCTATAGTAAAATTTGAACACAGACGAAGTGGCTTAGAAGGAGATATCAGTTTATACAACACACTG gCACAGCATAACACAAGAATGCTGGCTACGTATGCAGCTATTGATCCCAGAGTGCAATATCTGGGCTATACAATGAAAGTTTTTGCAAAG cgcTGCGACATTGGTGATGCATCCCGGGGTAGTCTGTCATCGTATGCCTATATTCTTATGGTTTTGTACTTTCTGCAACAGAGAAATCCACCAGTTATTCCAGTTCTTCAGGAG ATATTTGATGGAAAACAGATTCCACAAAGAATGGTGGATGGatggaatgcttttttttttgatgacATGGAAGAACTG AAGCGGCTGCCTTCTCTTGGAAAGAACACCGAGTCACTTGGAGAACTCTGGCTGGGGTTGCTGCGATTCTACACTGAAGAATTTGACTTCAAGGAATATGTGATCAGCATCCGGCAGAAGAAGCTGTTAACAACGTTTGAGAAACAGtggacatccaaatgtattgccaTCGAAG ATCCTTTTGACTTGAATCATAATCTCGGTGCTGGAGTCTCTAGGAAAA TGACCAATTTCATAATGAAGGCGTTTATCAATGGGAGAAAATTATTTGGTACCCCATTCTACCCAACTGTGGGAAGAGAAGCT GAATACTTTTTTGACTCGAAAGTGCTGACAGATGGGGAACTGGCACCCAATGACAGATGTTGTCGTGTCTGTGGAAAAATTGGTCACTACATGAAAGACTGTCCAAAGAGGAGGAG GTTGAAGAAGAAGGAGAACGAGAAAGATGATGAAAAAGAAGTGAAAGAAGATGACAGAGAAACAAGGGAGAAaaggtgtttcatatgtggggaTGTGGGTCACGTTAGAAGAGATTGTCCTGAATTCAAACAAACCCGACAGAGAAATAACAGCGTGCCAG GCACCCAGTTGGTCCGAAGCTTGGTAAATTCACAGCTAGTGGCTGTGAGTCAGCAGCAAGTGGAACGACCCTTGCGCACTAGACAGTCATCAGAATGT tctGATTCGCATCAGTCATCTTACTCTCCACAACCTCAACAATTTACACAGAATTCCTCTCAGCCAGCCTCCATTAACCAGACTCAGCCACAACCAATATCCCAGTCTAAGCACGTTCCACAGCCACAGCAGGGTGCGCAGCCACCCCATCAGGTCCAGCTGCCTTTGTTTAACTTTCCCCAATCTCCCCCAGGTCAGTATTCCACCTTGCATAACCTGGGACTACTTCAGATGCACCATCACCACCAAATTCAGCTTCCCAACACTTCTTGGCCTATACATGGGCCGGTTATTCACTCTGCAGCGGGTAACCCTCCTCATTCTACAAATGTTCCATTTTCTATGAgatctggcagcagcagcaccacaaaTAACCAGAGCAGTGTAAGCTTGAATGATCCCAGTATCATCTTTGCACAGCCTGCTGCCAGGCCCATGGGAATTCCCAGCACTTCTCATGAGGGACCCTGGCACAGCCATGTGACTCCAAACTCGCTGGTGAACAATGGCACGGTGGGGAACTCAG